The following coding sequences lie in one Carassius gibelio isolate Cgi1373 ecotype wild population from Czech Republic chromosome A17, carGib1.2-hapl.c, whole genome shotgun sequence genomic window:
- the LOC127933623 gene encoding protein eva-1 homolog A, translating into MFTAFLNERQATPVEMALVSNALAAYSFIADNPERAALYFVCGVCLGLVLTLIALVVQISCRTDCKTQQAPKKTGKTLESTSDTSDSDSDWDNTSDLSARRHRRFERTLGNVFTSAEELERAQRLEERERIIREIWMNGQPDIPGTRSLNRYY; encoded by the exons ATGTTTACAGCTTTCCTCAATGAAAGGCAAGCCACACCTGTGGAGATGGCTTTAGTAAGCAATGCACTGGCTGCTTACTCCTTCATAGCAG ATAACCCGGAACGGGCGGCCCTGTATTTTGTGTGTGGGGTGTGTTTGGGACTGGTTCTCACTCTCATCGCGTTAGTGGTGCAGATCTCCTGTCGAACTGACTGCAAAACGCAACAAGCGCCCAAGAAAACAGGAAAGACTTTGGAGAGCACCAGCGACACGAGCGACAGCGACTCGGACTGGGACAATACCTCCGACCTGTCGGCACGCCGCCACCGGCGCTTCGAACGGACGCTCGGTAACGTGTTCACCTCCGCGGAAGAGCTGGAGCGCGCGCAGCGACTGGAGGAACGCGAGCGCATTATACGGGAGATCTGGATGAACGGACAGCCGGACATACCGGGCACGCGCAGCCTGAACCGATACTATTGA